One stretch of Streptomyces hygroscopicus DNA includes these proteins:
- a CDS encoding sugar ABC transporter permease, whose amino-acid sequence MTTAAQTTRTGTVVKHLGLLAALLVLLYPPAWLLATSLKPADEVLTSLKLLPSHFEWSNYITAMDGVSDVGVSRPLTNSLLISAGSVLGNVLSCSLAAYAFARLRFRMRGVMFGFLVATMMLPHHAVLIPQYIIFNRLGMVDTYWPLILPKFLATEAFFVFLIVQFMRGLPREPEEAARIDGCGPFRSLWSIVLPLTRPVLITTAIFTFIWSWNDFFTRLTYLFDPRKFTITLALRNFVDQSSSSAYGPMFAMSVISLLPIVLFFLAFQRYLVQGMATSGLKG is encoded by the coding sequence ATGACCACGGCCGCACAGACCACCCGTACCGGCACCGTGGTGAAGCACCTCGGACTGCTCGCCGCGCTCCTCGTCCTGCTCTACCCGCCGGCCTGGCTGCTCGCCACGTCCCTCAAGCCGGCGGACGAGGTCCTCACCAGCCTCAAGCTGCTGCCGAGCCACTTCGAGTGGTCGAACTACATCACGGCCATGGACGGGGTGAGCGACGTCGGCGTGTCCCGGCCGCTGACCAACTCCTTGCTGATCAGCGCGGGTTCGGTGCTCGGCAACGTGCTGTCCTGCTCGCTCGCCGCCTATGCCTTCGCCCGGCTGCGGTTCCGGATGCGCGGCGTGATGTTCGGTTTCTTGGTCGCGACGATGATGCTGCCGCACCATGCCGTGCTGATCCCTCAGTACATCATCTTCAACAGGCTCGGCATGGTGGACACGTACTGGCCGCTGATCCTGCCCAAGTTCCTTGCCACAGAGGCGTTCTTCGTCTTCCTGATCGTGCAGTTCATGCGGGGCCTGCCACGCGAGCCGGAGGAGGCGGCTCGTATCGACGGCTGCGGACCGTTCAGGAGCCTCTGGTCGATCGTCCTGCCGCTGACCAGGCCCGTCCTGATCACCACGGCGATCTTCACCTTCATCTGGTCCTGGAACGACTTCTTCACCCGGCTGACCTACCTCTTCGACCCGCGGAAGTTCACGATCACCTTGGCCCTGCGCAACTTCGTGGACCAGTCCAGCAGTTCCGCATACGGGCCCATGTTCGCGATGTCGGTGATCTCGCTGCTGCCGATCGTCCTGTTCTTCCTCGCCTTCCAGCGCTATCTCGTGCAGGGCATGGCGACGTCCGGGCTGAAGGGCTGA
- a CDS encoding xanthine dehydrogenase: MTTTSRSRLLGTGINRVDGPLKVAGRAPYPSDFAYPGMAHAVLVRSTVGSGRITEIDTTDAEHGPGVVLVLTHLNAGQVKRGPMTPLGVSPPAPLQDDVILHYGQIVAVVVAETFEGATEAADLVHVGYSPAPALLELDDPRAARRTNPWGRDAEWGDAAGALTDAEVVLDEIYLTVDNTNNPMGPLTTVARWEGDTLLVNNSTQWASLEATSLATAFGIPEESVHVMAPYVGGGFGAGLRVWQHVVLTALAARVTRRPVKLVLTRPQMFTACGHRPKGRQRVRIGATRDGRLMAIHHEALTATAIDDDNFEPTATVSATSYACPNVSTRDIQARLNLPVPNSMRGPGAATGNYALECAMDELAYKLDLDPLELRLRNDAAVHPPSGLPWSSRAHKECLERGAELFGWPGRTPEPRSMRQGNMLVGYGLAAVGYPWFRARCRARVTIRHDGTAYVCSAGTEIGNGAYTVFVQLSAELLGLDPEQITFGLGESTMPLAPQTGGSGLTGAVGSAVHEACRGLVSDFLVLVGDDSDSPLRGCTIDDVEVGDGGIRRCGDLSQSESYRDILARHRLPELTADGESVPLTPQELGMAPAGAFGAKYVEVHVDADLGRIRVARALSVIDGGRILNEKTARSQIIGGTVGGIGMALFEETVSDTGSGRIANATLGDYIVPVNADIPDMQVEFVGSWDRANPIGTKGIGEIGLVGLAPAIANAVFHATGRRIRSLPITMDQLL; encoded by the coding sequence ATGACGACGACCTCACGTTCCCGGCTGCTCGGGACCGGCATCAACCGCGTCGACGGGCCGCTGAAGGTGGCCGGCAGAGCGCCGTACCCCAGCGACTTCGCGTACCCGGGTATGGCTCACGCGGTGCTGGTGCGCAGCACAGTCGGCTCCGGGCGGATCACGGAGATCGACACCACGGACGCCGAGCACGGCCCCGGGGTGGTGCTCGTGCTCACCCACCTCAACGCCGGGCAGGTGAAGAGGGGGCCCATGACACCCCTGGGCGTCTCCCCGCCCGCGCCCTTGCAGGACGACGTGATCCTTCACTACGGCCAGATCGTCGCGGTGGTCGTGGCGGAGACCTTCGAGGGGGCCACCGAGGCGGCGGACCTGGTCCACGTCGGCTACTCGCCGGCTCCGGCTCTCCTCGAACTGGACGATCCACGCGCCGCGCGGCGCACGAACCCGTGGGGGCGGGACGCCGAGTGGGGCGACGCGGCCGGTGCGCTGACCGATGCCGAGGTCGTGCTGGACGAGATCTACCTCACCGTCGACAACACCAACAACCCCATGGGGCCCCTCACCACGGTCGCCCGCTGGGAGGGCGACACCCTCCTGGTCAACAATTCGACGCAATGGGCCTCCTTGGAAGCCACATCCTTGGCAACGGCCTTCGGCATTCCCGAAGAGTCCGTCCACGTCATGGCCCCCTACGTCGGCGGTGGCTTCGGAGCCGGCCTCCGGGTTTGGCAACACGTCGTCCTGACAGCCCTGGCGGCCCGCGTGACCCGCCGCCCCGTCAAACTCGTCCTCACCAGGCCGCAGATGTTCACCGCGTGCGGCCACCGGCCCAAGGGGCGGCAGAGGGTGCGGATCGGCGCGACCCGTGACGGCAGACTCATGGCCATCCACCACGAGGCGCTCACGGCAACCGCCATCGACGACGACAATTTCGAGCCCACCGCAACCGTGTCCGCCACTTCCTATGCCTGCCCGAACGTCTCCACCCGGGACATCCAGGCCCGCCTGAACCTCCCGGTCCCGAATTCGATGCGGGGCCCGGGAGCGGCGACCGGCAACTACGCCCTGGAATGCGCGATGGACGAGCTGGCGTACAAGCTCGACTTGGACCCACTGGAGCTGCGCTTGCGCAACGACGCCGCCGTCCATCCCCCGTCGGGGCTGCCCTGGTCCAGCCGGGCGCACAAGGAATGCCTGGAGCGCGGTGCCGAGCTCTTCGGGTGGCCGGGGCGCACGCCCGAACCGCGCTCGATGCGCCAGGGCAACATGCTCGTCGGCTACGGTCTGGCGGCCGTCGGCTATCCGTGGTTCCGTGCACGCTGCCGGGCGCGCGTCACGATCCGCCACGACGGCACGGCCTACGTCTGCAGTGCGGGAACGGAAATCGGCAATGGCGCGTACACCGTCTTCGTGCAGCTGTCGGCGGAGCTGCTGGGGCTGGACCCCGAGCAGATCACCTTCGGGCTCGGAGAATCGACCATGCCGTTGGCTCCGCAGACGGGCGGATCCGGGCTCACAGGCGCGGTCGGCAGCGCGGTTCACGAAGCCTGCCGAGGGCTCGTCAGCGACTTCCTGGTTCTCGTTGGGGACGACAGCGACTCCCCGCTGCGAGGATGCACGATTGACGACGTGGAGGTCGGCGATGGCGGTATCCGACGGTGCGGCGACCTGTCCCAGTCCGAGTCGTATCGGGACATCCTGGCCCGTCACCGCCTGCCGGAGCTGACTGCCGACGGCGAGAGCGTTCCTTTGACGCCGCAGGAACTGGGCATGGCGCCGGCCGGCGCCTTCGGGGCGAAATACGTCGAGGTACACGTCGACGCGGACCTGGGTCGCATTCGAGTCGCCCGGGCCCTCTCCGTCATCGACGGCGGTCGCATCCTCAACGAGAAGACCGCGCGCAGTCAGATCATCGGCGGGACGGTCGGCGGTATCGGGATGGCTCTTTTCGAGGAGACGGTCAGTGACACCGGCTCCGGACGCATCGCCAACGCCACCCTCGGCGACTACATCGTTCCCGTCAACGCCGATATCCCCGACATGCAGGTCGAATTCGTCGGTTCGTGGGACCGCGCCAACCCGATCGGCACCAAGGGCATCGGAGAGATCGGCCTGGTCGGCCTCGCGCCCGCCATTGCCAACGCGGTCTTCCATGCCACGGGCCGCCGTATTCGCTCCCTGCCCATCACCATGGACCAGCTGTTGTGA
- a CDS encoding DNA repair protein has translation MNQELDGLPLPTAKAIDVQAFVPEDRLDAIRYGKPYCLQGDGAVATKLYVLLREALKRSDKIAIAKFAWHNRERLGALRVVGDDIVLQVMHWDDEIRSAEGVAPKRVEISDAEV, from the coding sequence ATGAACCAGGAGCTCGACGGCCTTCCCCTGCCTACCGCGAAAGCCATCGACGTGCAGGCGTTCGTGCCCGAGGACCGGCTTGACGCCATCCGCTACGGCAAGCCGTACTGCCTCCAAGGAGACGGCGCCGTCGCCACAAAGCTGTATGTGCTGCTACGGGAAGCTCTCAAGCGCAGCGACAAGATCGCCATCGCCAAATTCGCATGGCACAACCGCGAGCGGCTCGGCGCACTGCGAGTCGTCGGCGACGACATCGTCCTCCAGGTCATGCACTGGGACGATGAGATCCGCAGCGCGGAAGGCGTCGCTCCCAAGCGTGTCGAGATCTCCGACGCCGAGGTGTAG
- a CDS encoding (2Fe-2S)-binding protein has product MTSQPRPGAVRAVSQTEFTLRVNGGEYPLRTDARVTLLDALRDRLGLTGTKKGCDQGTCGACTVHVDGKRILSCLTLAAQCDGREVTTIEGVGDESNLHPVQESFLKHDGFQCGYCTPGQIMSALALISEGRAGTPEEIREYMSGNICRCGAYQNIVAAIQEAAGHDAAL; this is encoded by the coding sequence ATGACATCGCAGCCGAGGCCAGGCGCAGTACGAGCCGTTTCCCAAACGGAGTTCACCCTGCGCGTCAATGGCGGGGAGTATCCCCTGCGCACGGATGCGCGCGTCACCCTGCTCGACGCCCTGCGCGACCGGCTGGGTCTGACCGGAACGAAGAAGGGCTGTGACCAGGGCACCTGCGGGGCATGCACGGTTCACGTGGACGGCAAACGCATCCTCTCGTGTCTGACACTCGCCGCCCAGTGCGACGGGCGAGAAGTGACGACCATCGAGGGCGTCGGCGATGAGAGCAACCTGCACCCCGTGCAGGAGTCGTTCCTGAAGCACGACGGTTTCCAGTGCGGCTATTGCACGCCGGGACAGATCATGTCGGCACTGGCCCTGATCTCCGAGGGCAGAGCCGGCACGCCCGAGGAGATCCGCGAGTATATGAGCGGGAACATCTGTCGCTGCGGCGCCTACCAGAACATCGTCGCCGCCATTCAGGAAGCCGCTGGTCACGATGCAGCCCTTTGA
- a CDS encoding FAD-binding molybdopterin dehydrogenase: MQPFDYVRVREISAALAEADSSADYLAGGTTQLDLMKDGVLRPRRLIDITRLPLHGIEERQDTLFVGALATMEELAADPVVGRRLPFVREALLRSASAQLRNMATIGGNLLQRTRCRYFRDPKVHACNKRGRGTGCAAITGTHRSHAVLGTSEHCIATHASDVAVALIALDAVVHITGAQGDRDVPLTGFYRTPGDTPDIENDLRPGELITAVEVPLLPPGARSDYLKVRDRMSFEFALASAAAAVVLGDDDVIRWVRVGLGGVATVPWRAVEAEAVLTGSRAGIEVFTNAARAALAGAEPHPQNAFKVELAQRTLVRSLQTITGVSA, translated from the coding sequence ATGCAGCCCTTTGACTACGTGCGGGTCCGCGAGATTTCCGCGGCGCTGGCAGAGGCGGACAGCAGTGCCGACTACCTCGCCGGAGGCACTACGCAGCTCGACCTGATGAAGGACGGCGTGCTGCGGCCCCGCCGGCTGATCGACATCACCCGGTTGCCGCTGCACGGCATCGAGGAGCGGCAGGACACGCTGTTCGTCGGAGCCCTGGCCACTATGGAAGAACTCGCCGCCGACCCCGTGGTCGGCCGGCGGCTGCCGTTCGTGCGGGAGGCGCTGCTGCGCAGCGCCTCGGCCCAGCTCCGCAACATGGCGACGATCGGCGGCAATCTCCTGCAGCGCACGCGCTGCCGGTATTTCCGAGATCCGAAAGTGCACGCCTGTAACAAGCGCGGGCGCGGCACGGGATGCGCCGCCATCACCGGCACCCATCGCAGCCATGCGGTGCTGGGTACCAGCGAGCACTGCATCGCGACTCATGCCTCGGATGTCGCGGTCGCTTTGATCGCCCTGGACGCGGTCGTCCACATCACCGGTGCCCAGGGAGACCGCGATGTTCCACTGACCGGCTTCTACCGGACCCCGGGGGACACCCCGGACATCGAGAACGACCTGCGCCCTGGAGAGCTCATCACCGCCGTAGAGGTGCCGCTGTTGCCGCCTGGGGCCCGGTCGGACTACCTGAAGGTACGCGACCGGATGAGCTTCGAGTTCGCGCTTGCCTCTGCGGCGGCTGCCGTGGTGCTCGGCGACGACGACGTCATCCGCTGGGTTCGGGTGGGCCTCGGCGGCGTGGCCACCGTGCCGTGGCGCGCCGTGGAGGCGGAGGCGGTACTGACCGGGAGCCGAGCCGGCATCGAGGTGTTCACGAACGCCGCCCGCGCCGCGCTTGCCGGAGCCGAGCCACATCCGCAGAACGCCTTCAAAGTGGAACTGGCCCAGCGCACACTCGTGCGCTCGCTGCAGACCATTACGGGGGTCAGCGCATGA
- a CDS encoding isochorismatase has protein sequence MTSEAPYPPDQTALLIVDPYNDFLSEGGKLWPRAKEVAEGVGLLDHMRTMLATARGRGFRVFIVPHHQTTPNDYITWDHLSPTQQRIVTQQTFAEGSWGAEWHPDFHPREDELVMRQHWSSSGFANTDLDFMLKQHHIRKILLIGMRANTCVDTTARFGQELGYHVTLIRDAIASFSWEEMTATFELNAPLYAHAILTTDEFVDIVNDGAGKGSP, from the coding sequence ATGACTTCTGAAGCGCCGTACCCCCCGGACCAAACCGCTCTTCTGATCGTCGACCCGTACAACGACTTCCTTTCCGAAGGCGGCAAGCTTTGGCCCCGAGCAAAGGAAGTGGCGGAAGGCGTCGGCCTGCTCGACCACATGCGCACCATGCTCGCCACGGCCCGCGGCCGGGGCTTTCGCGTCTTCATCGTGCCCCACCACCAGACGACGCCGAACGACTACATCACGTGGGACCACCTGTCCCCGACCCAACAGCGCATCGTGACCCAGCAGACCTTTGCCGAGGGCAGCTGGGGGGCCGAGTGGCACCCCGACTTCCACCCCCGCGAGGACGAGCTCGTCATGCGCCAGCACTGGTCCTCGAGCGGCTTCGCGAACACAGACCTCGACTTCATGCTCAAGCAGCACCACATCCGGAAGATCCTGCTGATCGGTATGCGGGCCAACACCTGTGTGGACACCACCGCACGCTTCGGTCAGGAGCTGGGCTACCACGTAACCCTCATCCGCGACGCCATCGCCTCCTTCAGCTGGGAGGAGATGACAGCGACATTCGAGCTCAACGCGCCCCTGTACGCCCACGCCATCCTCACAACAGATGAGTTCGTCGACATCGTGAACGACGGGGCCGGCAAGGGCTCCCCGTAG
- a CDS encoding ABC transporter permease, translating to MARPGYDRKTSTFAVAFSLPLAVLTGCSGSDTASTEAGGKVALTFAWWGNEDRAQRTKKAVDLFETRHPGVTVRTSFAGYEAYVQKLANFVLETIQSFQVFTSAFAMSGGKGGPADSTMFYTLYLYERGFSAPHMGYASAMAWVLPLAISAVTFVLFKTSRSWVLYANEGV from the coding sequence ATGGCACGACCCGGCTACGACCGGAAGACGAGCACCTTCGCCGTCGCGTTCAGTCTGCCCCTGGCGGTCCTCACGGGCTGCTCCGGCAGCGACACGGCCAGCACGGAGGCAGGTGGGAAGGTCGCTCTCACCTTCGCCTGGTGGGGCAACGAGGACCGCGCGCAACGCACCAAGAAGGCCGTCGATCTCTTCGAGACGCGGCACCCGGGCGTCACGGTCCGCACCTCCTTCGCGGGCTATGAGGCGTACGTCCAGAAGCTCGCCAACTTCGTCCTGGAGACCATCCAGTCGTTCCAGGTCTTCACCTCGGCGTTCGCGATGAGCGGCGGCAAGGGCGGTCCGGCCGACTCGACCATGTTCTACACGCTCTACCTCTACGAACGCGGCTTCTCCGCCCCGCACATGGGCTACGCCTCCGCCATGGCGTGGGTGCTGCCGCTTGCCATCAGCGCGGTGACCTTCGTTCTCTTCAAGACCTCGCGCTCGTGGGTCCTCTACGCCAATGAGGGGGTCTGA
- a CDS encoding transposase — translation MGVSAANTHDSLELKPMVAHFHIGHESHSNHSKPQRLHTDNAYDPF, via the coding sequence GTGGGCGTCTCCGCGGCCAATACCCACGACAGCCTCGAGCTGAAGCCGATGGTGGCGCATTTCCACATAGGACATGAATCCCATAGCAACCATTCCAAGCCCCAGCGGCTGCACACCGACAACGCTTACGACCCCTTCTGA
- a CDS encoding integrase — protein sequence MVQLRPGDAMFDAMLRGRRAQQKPRGLKDETIDPRERQIRQFLDHADDQIDRAVKSQRKRALAANRDATLLKVIYGWGLRRTETSKLDVVDFGRNSKAPWFGRYGTLNVRYGKGKKGQPPRRRTQPSAA from the coding sequence GTGGTCCAGCTGCGTCCCGGGGACGCGATGTTCGACGCGATGCTGCGGGGCCGGCGGGCTCAGCAGAAGCCGCGGGGGTTGAAGGACGAGACGATCGACCCGAGGGAACGGCAGATCCGCCAGTTCCTCGACCACGCCGACGACCAGATCGACCGCGCCGTGAAATCCCAACGCAAGAGAGCCCTCGCCGCCAACCGTGACGCCACCCTCCTCAAGGTCATCTACGGCTGGGGGCTTCGCCGGACCGAGACATCCAAGCTGGATGTGGTCGACTTCGGGCGGAACTCAAAGGCTCCGTGGTTCGGCCGGTACGGCACGCTCAACGTCCGCTACGGAAAGGGGAAGAAGGGCCAGCCACCGCGGCGGAGGACCCAGCCCAGCGCCGCGTAG
- a CDS encoding DNA repair protein — MDAIGGTDICQYRDQYREAMEAVIEAKAEGHAPAETEAPAEPKGKVVDLMSALQDSVRAAKQARGGEGGEGGEGKVREMRLKKKAPTKMAPANKRPAF; from the coding sequence ATGGACGCCATCGGGGGCACCGACATCTGCCAGTACCGGGATCAGTACCGGGAGGCCATGGAAGCCGTCATCGAAGCCAAAGCCGAGGGGCACGCGCCAGCCGAGACGGAGGCGCCGGCCGAGCCGAAAGGCAAGGTCGTCGACCTCATGTCCGCCCTCCAGGACAGCGTGCGGGCCGCGAAGCAGGCCCGCGGCGGGGAAGGCGGCGAAGGCGGGGAAGGCAAGGTGCGGGAGATGCGGCTCAAGAAGAAGGCCCCCACCAAGATGGCTCCGGCGAATAAGCGGCCCGCGTTCTGA
- a CDS encoding short-chain dehydrogenase, producing the protein MNGTDGGVGGARGGLAGQTVVVVGGSAGIGLETARQVRAADGELVLVARDAERLKRAADELHPLSTAAFDAQDTDRLERFLEELPGQVDHVMVTAGSPSYTPIAELDLAEAGHDFGWRIAMMLAVARASREKVRAGGTLLFIGGTGGRRPAAGMAVMGALTAALPALTANLALEVAPVRVNLIAAGFVDTPLSASLLGDQLEARREQLRKTLPIGRVVGPADVAALALHIMANGALTGATYDIDGGQQLVAH; encoded by the coding sequence GTGAATGGGACCGATGGAGGAGTCGGCGGAGCGCGCGGCGGCCTGGCCGGGCAGACGGTCGTGGTGGTGGGAGGCAGCGCGGGCATCGGCCTGGAGACCGCGCGACAGGTGCGTGCGGCTGACGGCGAGCTGGTTCTCGTGGCGCGCGACGCCGAACGCCTGAAGCGGGCGGCGGACGAACTGCACCCGCTGAGCACGGCCGCGTTCGACGCCCAGGACACCGACCGCCTGGAGCGCTTTCTCGAAGAGCTGCCCGGGCAGGTCGACCATGTGATGGTCACGGCGGGCAGCCCGTCGTACACCCCCATCGCCGAACTCGACCTGGCCGAGGCCGGGCATGACTTCGGCTGGCGTATCGCGATGATGCTGGCGGTGGCGCGGGCGAGCCGGGAGAAGGTCAGGGCCGGGGGAACGCTGCTGTTCATCGGCGGCACCGGCGGCCGGCGGCCCGCGGCCGGGATGGCCGTGATGGGCGCCCTCACCGCGGCGCTGCCGGCGCTGACCGCCAACCTGGCACTGGAGGTCGCCCCTGTCAGGGTCAACCTCATCGCGGCCGGGTTCGTGGACACACCGCTGTCGGCTTCTCTCCTCGGTGACCAACTGGAGGCGCGACGCGAGCAGTTGAGGAAGACGCTGCCCATCGGCCGAGTGGTCGGACCGGCGGATGTTGCCGCCCTCGCGCTGCACATCATGGCCAACGGCGCCCTCACTGGCGCCACGTACGACATCGACGGCGGCCAGCAGCTCGTCGCACACTGA